The sequence TATAGATGCCGTTACCAACTTTGAGGAGGATGGACCCAATGGCTAGCGCGAAGGCAAGACATCCCAGGATGATCTGAAGAGATCCACAGATCAGCTGACCCTTCTTGTTGAAGTTGACTCTCGGTTGCCTCGGAACCGTAACGCTCACCGGCTGAAGCATGATTGTCTATGTGCTTAAAGTTAATGTACACGAAATGTTAAACGCATCTGCACTATAACACGACTCTAAACGAGCCATATGTACGGGCTTATCAGATACCGCTTGAAGCAATGTCAGTGTCCGTCCGAAAATAGGTACCCAGTCCTTGTGCTTCAAGACACATAGTACAGCTTACTCATGAACCCCAATGTGCGTTCGAGAATACTCGGGGTAGAATATCCGCCGGCAACAGCTCAAGAAATGTCGACCTGCAAGAGCTAATTATATGTGTATATGATATACCTGTACTGTGACAACATGTACAACAAGCCTAGCTTTATTCGGAACAGTTGGCCTACTGGGAAGAATACATTTGATTAATATTCGATCATGCCTCTGACGTCCTTGAGGACAAAACCATCTTTCAATTAAAATCCACTCATTCGTGAACTGCATGGCCTCATTCGTAAACTTAGAAAAATGACTCATTGGGAAAAATCCCGGAAAACATTCTCTGATTCAAGTTGTTATGCCAGTGAATAAGTTCCATGATATCCATTGCTTACAGCATGAGTGCGATCAATAACTGGCCTGATGTAGAGAGCAGCATCCATATCACGTGATAAAGTACGCCATTACATTGTGTGTGCGCGAATGTAGATCACAAAAGAACAGATTGTATTAAAGGTCTTCAGCCAGCCGTTcgttaaaagtttgaaatttgaaaataactacatgtaatttaataatattaaaaatattgtaaaataCACACTGAAAATAATTCTTTCAACGGTGCCGTTGTTGagacaaatatacaaatacatgtactataaaaaaacaagtttcagcgaattctGCCTGCATAattactgcactacggcattgtgtatttctatAATCTTGAGCCAGCAGTATTAAAATAAAGGCCTGAAATAAAATGTAATTTTTACGACTCCTTGCCATACTTCGGCCATAACTCCTGTCAAAAATTTTTGCCGGATTTCCGATAGCAATTTTCGTGTTCCCGAAACAATCTGCAATGACTTTAGAAGACCGATTGGGAAATTTCATATAAAAATCGCCAGGGGATTCAATTTGGCCACAAACTGCAAGCGCAGTGGTCGGACCTTGCACGAAAGTGGCTAGTCCCGTATTCATTTAACTCAATCTCCATCGTTTTAAGAGATGACTTGGGCTGTCGGGGTGGTACAGTAGTGGAAAAAActgcgcctgtcacctctgaggtttTGGGTTTGATTCCCGGCTGGTCCCGGTACATTCATGTGatagagggcgactctcttcgacagcgtaggttgCCTTCAgagtctccagtttcctcctactttacatTACAAATAGTCCAATAATGATTCTAGGGCTAACCATGTCCTAGTCGACGCTCAGTTCTCACCTCGATACTTAGTTTAAAAGGTTATTTACAGCTAACACGTCGATTAACATctatatttcattttagcaacaGCTGCTGAACCGTTGGAGCCGTTCATTGGTTTATATTGATCTTGTTGCATCTGTTTGTCGTTTCAGGCCTGTATCCCTCGAGTACATGCACTACAGGATttctaggcctacatgcacaTGGTACTGCAACGACACGCCAGCCTGTATCAACATAGATGGTCCTTTATTTCGTCCCGGGAAATCCCTTCCAAGACAACATGGCGTCCTCCTTGAAGGAGCGACTCGTCTTCCTTCTGGCTCTACTATGCAAATTAGGTGAGTACGTCTGCGGATTTATGCAAATAATGTTTTTATGGCTGTCTGGAGTGATTATGTGCGTCATATTGGATAGCACACACAAATATGCGTAAAGCCAGATGCATACGAATCTCATTGAATTGTATGGTGCGTTGAAATGACAAGCTTTATTGGCAAATGGAAATGTCTGCCATTTCTAAGCATAGTTTTGCGCGAGAAAGCATTGTTGTTTTGTATGTAAACTGAACCCACCAGCTGCACGAATTAGGTTCCCCAATAGTAACTCGGTTCCTGAGATAATGTGTAACTACATTCTCGAGGAGTTTAGTCTATCAGTGAGCACATTGTTATTTTGTACTTACCTACAAGACAACGATGGAAACATATTTGTCCAAGCTGTCAAAACCAACGACAACTCGAATTTTTTAGATTTCCCATTCATGAATTACCATACCTCGATAAACTTGTAAATGTTAACAAATCtagcaatgcaatgcaatgcacgAAACCCAGAATCCTTTGCAACGACGTGAATAATCGCGTCATTGCCAAACCCAGGTAAGAACTTCCTGACGTCATCCGGGCCCTTGACCTTGGCCTTGTGATTGAAGATGACCTTGAGAACTTTAGCAAATCTGCGCCGGCGCGAGAAACCATTTTTCGGAAGACAAGTGATGCAGATCGACTGTATTGGGTGAACGCAGTCTGTTGATATGACAACCAAGATATCATGATCAAATAGCCACCAATCGACTTGACCTGTCCAATAGGTCTTCGCCAGCTTGATATGATTGCTAAGAACCTTTTGATAATCAAAAATTTTCAACATAATAACATTACGCATATTTGCGTATCTCAcaatgtcaaaatattttgtgaacCATGCATTCATTTTATAAAAAAAGTACTTTAGGTTTGGTCAAGTCGAAGTGGTGCGTGTTGTTAACTTTAGTCCATGAGCCATCGTAGACTGAAGAGTACTGtccattgacattgacatcGAGCATTGTTTTGGTCGAGTCTGCTGAATAAGTACCACAGGTCACCGTTAAGGTCCATTCTCATTTCTGTATCGTGGCTGTCAGTGACCACCAACTTTATATTAATGTTCAACATATTCATTGGCACAAGGACTACGTCAGGCGAGAAAGTTTTGAAGGCGAACAACCGAATTCAAAACATATGTCCAGTACTCCGATATGGTTAAGCAGGATGCATGGCGCTAATGGAtgttcttcttctccttcttcccctcctcctcttctttttcttctttgtctcCCTCTTTCTTGGCGAAATCTAAGAAAAATTTCCCTGCAGAACGATCTTCAGTGCACAGGGCCACCAGGAGAACAGAGGAACAACGTGGCATCTATATAATGAGGCATACAAATTGGCGTCATTAGGCATGCAGGTGgtcaaatctttgaaaattacTGGTTCTGAAAGATCTAGGGAGAAACCGGGCGAAAATAGCTGTTGGTATCCATATCAGAGTATAAACCGCAGCCAGTTAAACCTTTTTTTATTGGAAAAGACTGCGTAGGCAGAGCCAGGATTTCAATAGGCCGTTTTCCAAAAATCTAAGGGCTTTTCACAATCAACTTTTAATATGCAAGGATTTTAGGTTTGGGACTATCCTGGTCCGTTTTAAACGACCTTCCCCGGGATCAGCCCAGCCTTCATTTCAAACACTTTACAATAACAAATTCAGCTTGGGTGCCAAGACAATTTTATTTCCACCCAAATCCTACTCATCCCTTCTGCACCAACCTCCCAAGTCACCCGAACACATTCCATGTAGGAAACCCTCATTTGCGGTAACTAATTTTATTCCCATCAATTTCCTCCCAATGGTCTGCTACCGACCAAGCAATTTTGCCTCGATACCGGTCTTGGGAGCATTCCGCACCAGTAGTTGGTCGGAGGAGCCAAACTAATGAGCGTAGGACTCTCACGTGGGATGATAAATCCCCATGATTGATTTCGAGATGAATCCCGATCATTTCTGACACTGCCAATCCCATGCTCCGAGCATCATCATTAGCAAACGTCGCCAATTGACTGGGCAGTTTGGCTCTTACTGGAGACAGTGCGAATCGGCATCTTCTCCCTAACAAAGCGAGGGCCTGGATTTCAACAGTTGCAAGGACTTATTTTCCAGGGAAACTATTAAATTTGGAGCCCGTGCCTTTTTGCGTGGGAATATAGTACAGTAGCAGTATACTGAGAAAACGTTCGCCTACGAGTCCCCCTGAACTTATTTGAGAGTCGAAATCGGATCTGGTTTGATACATGCCGCCAGAAAAATAGTACAATTAGATTTCAGTGAGATTGGTGCCCCGGCTTGAGGACGGATACATCACCAATTAACATTCTCCAAATCGTGCCATTGCATACCGTcgccaagtgcagagtgaataTGTTGACTTGCGTACAATTTACAGACTCGCGGTAAATACGCTTCTTCCTCCCGAGTCACTGGAGATTGCAACTCCAAATATCATCCTTGCCATCAGCAATCTCCAAGCCTTTGTCATTGCTTACCGTCGACAAGTGCAGATTTGCTCTGTTAACCAGCGTACAATTTGCTCTGTTAACCAGCGTACAATTCACAGACTCGCGGTAAATATGCTTAGTCTTCCTCTCACTGGAGATTGCAACTCCAGATATCATCCTTGCCATCAGCAATCTCCAAGCCTTTGTCATTGCTTACCGTTGCCTAGCGAAGACTGACTAGCGTACAATTCTAAGATTTATATTTGTAACGCGCCATTCTAAGTCACCCTATTCGAAGCCCAGGGGAAAAATACGCTACGTCATCTTATTCGTGATCGCACCATCAGATATCATCCCAGATCGATACCAAATCAGTTAGACAGGAATCACtttcaatcaatttttctcatcaatTTTCTACCGTAAAGCGATGTCTTGCGACAGAAGGAGATAAGATGTGTCACAGTCTCGTTCCTGGCTATCAGATCTGCAGAGAATGTAGTGTTTGTGAGTGTAGTTACATGTAGGTGCGAGGTTGTATTCAAATTAACCATCTCCTCGCACTGTGCAACATGACCGCATCAATTTAAATAACGAGactttgatttgatttgtttcTGTTATTATTTATACAGTGCCGCATTCACCAGAGCATGCACGCTTAAACTAAATCACTATCACGCTCGATAGAGACCTCATCAGTCACTACGGTTTTTCGCTTTTTGCACAAGTTTGCAAACAAAATATTCTCAACGACACGAGAGAGAATAAAAAAGGTTCTCTTTGTGGTAAACAACAGTCAAAATTAACCGCGGCCTCTGCAGTCTTAGGCTTTCATACCGGCACATCATTCCGAATTCAAATAAATGTTTACGACATTTTCGACGAAGGGAGATCAGTGTAATATACGTCGATCGCAATGCTCAAAATCAAGAGGGCGGGTTCGACTATGCTTCTTTAGCCGTTCAAGGTAATACCGATTCCGCATTAACCGTGTAAGTCTAATTGTTAACCTCTATTGCAGGCCTTATTTCGGCACGTGGTGGTGGTGGCCGCGGGCGGGGGATCAGAGTCTCCCAGGGTGCGTCAGCCGCAACAGCTCACGGGAGTACGGACGCGTAAGTCTTTCATTCTGTGCTGTGCCGCTGTGTCAGTGTTTAATCTCGTGTCACCCTCTTTTATCTTATCTAGGAAGTGTGTGTGGTCGCGGTGGAGGTGGAGGGCGTGGCCGTGGTGCTAGAGTTAGCGCCGGGGGAGAATCCGGTTTAACTGGAGCTAATAAATCAGAGTAAGTACGGCCTATAGACGCATGGTGGCGCTGTACAGGACCTGTAGACAACGTGCTGTCAATTTAACCGGCAACTTTGATAGGTAAAAACGAGAAAATGATATAAACTGACATGATGTTAGATTCAAAAGAGATCACTTACATTACACCGCGTGAAAATAGAGACCAAGGGGCGACAGTTTAGAGGCTACCAATCATTCAGATTCGTTGAACCTCGTTATCAAGCTTGTAAGTCTTCAAATGCATGTACTTTAACCTTATGTCAAATTATTTCACAGAAATTACGATCTGTCACTCCTTTCAGCTTCAGAAAAACGGCAAAAGGCCTGATTTAACTTTGCCGTTTTCCCGCTGTGTTTGCCACCGCGGGAATACTTTAATAGGCCACAGCATGTATTGGTAATCTTATTCATCAAAAGACGTCTACCGCACAAGTGGGTACCTTGTATTGGCCAAATAAACTCTGTGACCGTACGTCAGTTTTCTCGAGGCGGCAGCGGGAAATCATCCAAGTTGAATCAGGCCTTAACGTGATAGGTTTCGCTCTGCCCAAAAAATGTAATTATAGTTCGAGCAACTTAGCAAACATATTTGCAATATGACCAATAATCTACAAGTCCATTTTTGTTCCACACTCCAAATGGTTAGAAATATCCAACGAGAAAGATGGATATGAAATATGTTCTTAAGTATACCTGCTGGTCAAGTTGCAATTTGCCGGGACGGTTGCAAGAGGAATAAgcaatgaaaaaaacaagtTGGCACCATCTTGCTGAAAATGGTGTTTTATCAACGTTGTCTATAGGTCCTACTAATTTTTACTAACAAGCCCGCAATTTTGCCCTCCAAAGCATTTCGTTGCATTTCGCGATAATTTTCTattcattaatttgaaattcTGTTTGAGTTTCCGACAgggaaaaatcaaaaaaaaaactttgttgCAAATGTTGCTTTTGAAGCTTTTGCAACAATATTCACTCCTTTGAGGTCAACACCGCGGTCGGCAGAAGTCGGAacaaatttccagattttgcatcTAGTTACATGTACGCATACGTATTGATAATAACATTAAAGCCAAGCATTGTCCAAGGTGTACATCATGCACAGGCGTATCGGGCTGCAGAATCTGGAAAATGTTGCTAAAAAGGCCTTACAGTATTGAGGGTCGGTGTGGCGTCGACACGCAGTCATTCTCTACTTTCATTGAAACGAGTTTTTAAGACTTCCAGCTTATAATACACTGCACTGAAGTCTAAAAAAATACTGCCTGGTGAAATTGGTGAAAGGTAAAAGATTAGTGCGGGTTCGTATCGGCGGCTGGAGGCTGGTGATGTTCTATTGAGCTGTAACAGCTTTAAAGCCGCCGCTACGCTCCTACAAATGAATATGGCTGTGTTATCGAGGCTGGATTTTTCCCGAATGGAAACGTTTTTCACACAACCAAAAATTCGAAAATCCCTCCACCAACTCTGATCACGTTTAAATTCGCCTACCGAAGAACTAAGACTGGCAAGCACTACAGCCCAACGGAAGAAAAGGTAACTTTGGAATTAACTGTATACTATCCCACCCCTTGTCCCTGGTTGTCAAGACGGCGCTAACAATAACGAATTTCTGGCAATTTTCTTACGAGTTTTCGTAATCCTAATACGAATTTCTGTAGCTATCCTTCAAATTTTCGTAGATTATTAGAAGAGAAGTTTATTTGTCACTTTTTTTGTTCCTtagcccggttgttcaaaattatagtcactcaaatttggctttgaCTTTAACTTGGGTGTTAACAAGTCGACTTGTCTTCACCCGGCCCACCGAAAGGGATAACGCCAACTCAGGCTAACGCAAGCAGAGtctctcaataaaatttatTGAGATACTCTGTCGCCTATTCAATAGTGACTGGGTTATAAACAACGCAGTCCTGATAACTGTGGGCAATCTTGATGTATCTTTCCAAAATCAAGTTGGCTTTCGATTGAAACACCTTGAGGATGAACCTCATTTTCTAATGGAAGGCCCTTCTTACCTCGAAAACATTACTGCACACGCGTACTTATATAAAGTCCGCGCTGTAAGCAAAGTTGAACTGGTGTTGTTCGTATACCTGTATCCTTCCTACCGCATGTCTTGTCAGTGCATCTCCTACCCAACGCACACACATGAACTCCTCGTCTTCCTTTTCTTTCTTATATATTTGAATTTGtataaattttcatgatttggctTCTGGCTGTATTATGTACAGTTGTTTAGCATATAGactttttaaagggagactatagacaTAAGTAAGGGGGTCAAGCTGGCTGTCTT comes from Lineus longissimus chromosome 15, tnLinLong1.2, whole genome shotgun sequence and encodes:
- the LOC135499483 gene encoding uncharacterized protein LOC135499483 isoform X1, with protein sequence MHYRISRPTCTWYCNDTPACINIDGPLFRPGKSLPRQHGVLLEGATRLPSGSTMQIRPYFGTWWWWPRAGDQSLPGCVSRNSSREYGRVSLSFCAVPLCQCLISCHPLLSYLGSVCGRGGGGGRGRGARVSAGGESGLTGANKSEITPEIVMYILVIIAFFILFLCFCLFKEPEEKDYFSAHEKEALKKSKDSDVEVVDNQPEVDNPV
- the LOC135499483 gene encoding uncharacterized protein LOC135499483 isoform X2, which translates into the protein MVLYFVPGNPFQDNMASSLKERLVFLLALLCKLGSVCGRGGGGGRGRGARVSAGGESGLTGANKSEITPEIVMYILVIIAFFILFLCFCLFKEPEEKDYFSAHEKEALKKSKDSDVEVVDNQPEVDNPV
- the LOC135499483 gene encoding uncharacterized protein LOC135499483 isoform X3, with the translated sequence MVLYFVPGNPFQDNMASSLKERLVFLLALLCKLGLISARGGGGRGRGIRVSQGASAATAHGSTDAITPEIVMYILVIIAFFILFLCFCLFKEPEEKDYFSAHEKEALKKSKDSDVEVVDNQPEVDNPV